In Chryseobacterium camelliae, one DNA window encodes the following:
- a CDS encoding AraC family transcriptional regulator, producing the protein MKKRQFSTLVIHDLVADTFHLPNHSHTYYELVYVLKGKGRHYLNNLVTSYKPGDLFFISLEDEHYFEFASASRMVFIKFTDQYFETLRSFSQNNFHTTPEKIMRHRMLKELKLKFDNPSKAILRRIIENILDYSDQENISNSPIILHQIFSIFALVRETISKMDIRIDNGLPGKEEIITYIHHNIYKPEKTRINHLAAHFNISESYFSNYFKRNFEISLRDYISSYRLSLIEKRVETGQGTLKQIADEFGFNDESHLSHYYKRRRNQSIGQLKKIKSKG; encoded by the coding sequence GTGAAGAAAAGACAGTTCAGTACATTGGTCATTCACGACCTTGTAGCAGATACTTTTCATCTGCCTAACCACAGCCATACCTACTATGAACTGGTTTATGTTTTAAAGGGAAAAGGCAGGCATTACCTGAATAATCTTGTAACATCGTATAAGCCCGGTGATCTGTTCTTTATTTCCCTGGAAGATGAGCATTATTTTGAATTTGCATCAGCTTCCAGAATGGTTTTTATTAAATTCACCGATCAGTACTTTGAAACATTAAGGTCTTTTTCTCAGAATAATTTCCATACGACCCCTGAAAAAATAATGCGCCATAGAATGCTGAAAGAACTTAAACTGAAATTCGATAACCCGTCCAAAGCCATTTTACGACGCATTATCGAAAACATTCTGGACTATAGTGATCAGGAAAATATATCCAATTCGCCAATAATACTGCATCAGATTTTTTCAATCTTTGCTTTGGTCAGAGAAACTATCTCTAAAATGGATATAAGGATAGATAACGGTTTACCCGGAAAGGAAGAAATTATAACTTATATTCATCATAACATCTATAAACCTGAAAAAACCAGGATCAACCATTTGGCTGCCCACTTTAATATTTCAGAAAGCTATTTCAGCAATTACTTCAAAAGGAATTTTGAAATTTCCCTGCGGGATTACATCAGCAGCTACCGGCTCTCACTTATTGAAAAGCGTGTAGAGACAGGGCAGGGGACTTTAAAGCAAATTGCCGATGAGTTTGGGTTTAACGATGAAAGTCATCTCTCACATTATTATAAAAGAAGGAGGAATCAATCCATCGGCCAGTTAAAAAAAATTAAAAGTAAGGGATGA
- a CDS encoding glucose 1-dehydrogenase encodes MSNTTYNYSGKTIIITGAATGIGRATAVAFAANGAQVIIGDVNLEAEETVRLITEAGNKAIFIKTNVADAVSVQNLINETVSQFGTIDFAFNNAGILPPSAPLAEMEESDFDKVIAVDLKGVFLCMKYEIQAMLKTGGGAIVNTASVAGVVADPDMSPYAAAKHGVIGLTKAAALDYATQNIRINAVAPGLIRTPMTERWLADPDISASLMNNSPMKRPAEPTEVAAPVLFLCSPEASFVNGSVFVVDGGQTAH; translated from the coding sequence ATGTCAAATACAACCTATAATTATTCAGGCAAAACAATCATCATTACAGGTGCGGCGACAGGAATCGGGCGTGCCACCGCCGTGGCTTTTGCTGCCAACGGCGCCCAGGTCATCATTGGCGATGTAAATTTGGAAGCTGAGGAGACCGTTCGTCTAATTACAGAAGCAGGTAACAAGGCTATCTTTATTAAAACCAATGTGGCAGATGCCGTATCCGTACAAAACCTTATTAATGAAACTGTCTCACAATTCGGTACAATTGATTTCGCCTTCAACAACGCAGGTATCCTTCCGCCTTCGGCACCCTTAGCGGAAATGGAAGAAAGCGATTTCGATAAAGTGATCGCGGTAGATCTTAAAGGCGTGTTCCTTTGCATGAAATATGAAATCCAGGCCATGCTGAAAACAGGGGGCGGAGCTATCGTAAACACAGCTTCCGTGGCGGGAGTAGTAGCAGATCCGGACATGTCCCCTTATGCTGCGGCCAAACACGGCGTAATAGGGCTGACCAAAGCGGCCGCTTTGGATTATGCCACCCAAAATATCCGCATCAATGCCGTTGCACCAGGCCTGATCCGCACACCAATGACCGAAAGGTGGCTTGCCGATCCGGATATAAGCGCATCCCTGATGAACAACAGCCCGATGAAAAGACCTGCAGAACCTACTGAAGTAGCAGCACCGGTTTTATTTCTGTGTTCTCCTGAAGCATCATTTGTAAACGGATCTGTATTTGTAGTGGATGGCGGACAAACCGCTCACTAA
- a CDS encoding MBL fold metallo-hydrolase → MSNLKIKVFNGGDTPGGFAVNSTLIYGEKDAILLDAQFAESSAHRLVAMITENGVKPSRVYISHFHPDHFLGLSVLKKTFPDIRVLSLPSIADDINSAFDFKIKYWGNTVLGLDGAKEKVLVEPWDKDHLELEGEKIEILGPLRGDSDDASALWIPSIKTLLAADTVFADAYVWIADAKTKQARKDWYDILDRLEKLQPEVVIPGHSPSNDPKYFHPDNIKFTRKYIRDFEETWREASDSQEIIDKMNAKYPNLAAKICLEMSAKILKDRFDWPGEYPPSLKDTVPEI, encoded by the coding sequence ATGTCAAATTTAAAAATCAAAGTATTTAATGGCGGTGATACGCCGGGAGGTTTTGCAGTCAATTCCACCCTTATATATGGCGAAAAAGACGCCATCCTTCTTGATGCCCAGTTCGCTGAATCCAGTGCCCACCGTCTGGTGGCAATGATTACTGAAAACGGAGTGAAACCTTCACGGGTGTACATCAGCCATTTCCATCCCGATCATTTTTTGGGATTAAGCGTTCTCAAGAAAACATTTCCGGATATCCGGGTTTTATCATTGCCCTCCATTGCAGACGACATCAACTCGGCATTCGATTTTAAAATTAAATACTGGGGAAATACCGTTCTTGGTCTGGATGGTGCCAAAGAAAAAGTTCTGGTGGAACCTTGGGACAAAGATCATCTGGAACTGGAAGGGGAAAAAATAGAAATCCTCGGCCCTTTAAGAGGTGATTCGGACGATGCTTCTGCACTGTGGATCCCTTCTATTAAGACATTGCTGGCTGCTGATACCGTTTTTGCCGATGCCTATGTATGGATTGCTGATGCCAAAACGAAACAGGCCAGAAAAGACTGGTATGATATACTGGACCGTTTGGAAAAATTACAGCCTGAAGTGGTGATACCGGGGCATTCCCCAAGCAATGACCCGAAATACTTTCATCCGGACAACATCAAATTTACCAGAAAGTACATCCGGGATTTTGAAGAGACCTGGAGAGAAGCTTCAGACAGTCAGGAAATCATTGACAAAATGAATGCAAAATATCCCAATCTTGCTGCCAAAATTTGTCTGGAAATGAGTGCTAAAATACTGAAAGACAGATTTGACTGGCCAGGAGAATATCCGCCATCGCTAAAAGATACTGTGCCGGAAATTTAA
- a CDS encoding alpha/beta hydrolase: MKNIVLGFFLTLSLHTMAQSIPNTEETIQVPLKNGMIDLLTGITYTQIIDQRRVTPLKMTILVPRTDRLKPAIVYFPGGGFTSADYDKFYEMKDALAKAGFVVAGAEYRVVPNLFPTLLQDAKAAVRYLKAHASELGIDPDKIGVLGDSAGGYLAQLMGTTNGEKAFDVGENLDQNSTVQSVVSLYGISNLTNIGEDFPDKIKAVHQSPAVTEALLVNGPAFGDFAGAPVQSNQKKALEASPIGHLKKNLPPFLLMHGDDDQLVSPSQSRQMYEALLKDGNTAQLITVKGAGHGSFHFYQPGIIKRVVDWYLLTLGDPVKAKKNPQKVKNSNL, translated from the coding sequence ATGAAAAATATTGTCCTGGGATTTTTTTTAACCTTAAGTCTTCACACAATGGCGCAAAGCATTCCGAACACAGAAGAAACCATCCAGGTACCGCTAAAAAACGGCATGATCGATTTGCTTACGGGAATTACCTATACGCAAATCATAGATCAGCGAAGGGTAACACCACTGAAGATGACGATTCTGGTACCCCGTACTGACCGTCTCAAGCCGGCAATCGTTTATTTTCCGGGAGGAGGATTTACTTCTGCGGACTACGATAAATTTTACGAGATGAAGGATGCCCTGGCAAAAGCCGGTTTCGTAGTGGCGGGCGCTGAATACCGTGTGGTTCCCAATCTTTTTCCCACATTGCTTCAAGACGCAAAAGCCGCTGTGCGTTATCTAAAAGCGCATGCGTCAGAACTGGGGATTGATCCTGATAAAATCGGGGTTTTAGGTGATTCTGCCGGCGGTTATCTGGCCCAGCTCATGGGCACAACCAATGGCGAAAAGGCTTTTGATGTAGGCGAAAATTTAGACCAGAATTCTACGGTTCAGTCTGTGGTAAGCCTGTACGGGATTAGCAATCTGACCAATATTGGCGAGGATTTTCCGGATAAGATTAAAGCGGTGCATCAAAGTCCTGCTGTTACCGAGGCGCTTCTTGTTAACGGACCTGCTTTCGGGGATTTTGCCGGAGCACCCGTTCAGAGTAATCAGAAAAAAGCTTTGGAAGCAAGTCCGATTGGACACCTAAAAAAGAACCTGCCCCCGTTTCTTTTGATGCACGGAGATGACGACCAGCTGGTTTCTCCAAGCCAGAGCCGCCAGATGTACGAGGCATTGCTGAAGGATGGCAATACCGCACAGCTTATCACGGTGAAAGGTGCCGGACACGGAAGTTTCCATTTTTATCAGCCGGGCATCATCAAAAGAGTGGTAGACTGGTATCTTCTGACTTTGGGCGACCCTGTAAAAGCCAAAAAGAATCCTCAAAAAGTAAAAAACTCCAATCTTTAA
- a CDS encoding phenolic acid decarboxylase, which translates to MSNIKNLEDFIGLHLIYTYDNGWNYEIYVKNEDTIDYRIHSGMVGGRWVRDQKVDIVKLVDGVFKICWTEPTGTDVSLDFMPNENKLHGVIFFPKWVHEHPEITVRYQNDFIPLMEESREKYETYPKYVVPEFGTIFYTKNEGKNNEKVISEAPYEGMIDKMVSGELSFS; encoded by the coding sequence ATGAGCAATATTAAAAACTTGGAAGACTTCATTGGCCTACATCTTATATACACCTATGACAATGGCTGGAATTATGAAATATACGTTAAGAATGAAGATACGATAGATTACCGAATCCACTCAGGAATGGTGGGAGGACGCTGGGTAAGAGACCAGAAAGTCGATATTGTAAAACTGGTGGACGGAGTGTTTAAAATCTGTTGGACAGAGCCTACGGGAACCGATGTTTCCTTGGATTTCATGCCCAATGAAAACAAGCTTCACGGCGTTATTTTCTTTCCAAAATGGGTACACGAACACCCCGAAATTACGGTAAGATATCAAAACGATTTCATTCCTTTAATGGAAGAATCCCGAGAAAAATACGAGACCTACCCCAAATATGTGGTTCCGGAATTCGGTACAATTTTCTATACTAAAAACGAAGGGAAGAACAATGAAAAAGTGATTTCGGAAGCTCCTTATGAGGGAATGATCGATAAAATGGTGAGCGGAGAATTGTCTTTTTCTTAA